One genomic window of Haloferax mediterranei ATCC 33500 includes the following:
- a CDS encoding methyltransferase domain-containing protein, producing MELAGEEDAFAAREAESAATDVTVVAPGLATARGVDSEHAKQLAYTRRVVELVGRCDPDIDAARAVVEAASIDREGTIAVRARDIRSLTDVSTTDAERRIGSALVDRGFGVDLDDPDHELRVYFSEDACLVGWTTVEGVRDFADRKPTDRPFFQPGSMAPVDARAFVNMAGAEPGARILDPMCGTGGVLLEAGLVGADVVGVDAQEKMASGAQVNLDHYVGSGEVLRGDATSLPLCDDSMDGVVFDAPYGRQSKIAQHSLADLVGGALAEVRRVAPRCVMVADRSWVDEAEDAGWEVEQVFERRVHRSLVRYVHLLHR from the coding sequence TTGGAACTCGCCGGCGAGGAAGACGCGTTCGCCGCCCGCGAGGCCGAGTCGGCGGCGACGGACGTGACGGTCGTCGCGCCCGGCCTCGCCACCGCCCGCGGCGTGGACTCGGAACACGCAAAGCAGCTCGCGTACACCCGCCGCGTCGTGGAACTCGTCGGGCGCTGCGACCCCGATATCGACGCCGCCCGCGCCGTCGTCGAAGCCGCGAGTATCGACCGCGAGGGAACCATCGCGGTCCGCGCCCGCGACATTCGAAGCCTGACGGACGTGAGTACGACCGACGCCGAGCGCCGAATCGGTTCCGCGCTCGTCGACCGCGGATTCGGCGTCGACCTCGACGACCCCGACCACGAACTCCGCGTCTACTTCTCCGAAGACGCGTGTCTCGTCGGCTGGACTACCGTCGAAGGCGTCCGCGACTTCGCCGACCGAAAGCCCACGGACCGACCCTTCTTCCAACCGGGGAGTATGGCCCCCGTCGATGCCCGCGCGTTCGTCAACATGGCCGGTGCAGAACCCGGCGCGCGCATCCTCGACCCGATGTGCGGGACCGGCGGCGTGCTGCTTGAGGCCGGGTTGGTCGGTGCCGACGTGGTCGGCGTCGATGCGCAGGAGAAGATGGCCAGCGGCGCGCAGGTGAACTTGGACCACTACGTTGGTTCGGGCGAGGTGCTTCGTGGCGATGCAACTTCGCTTCCGCTCTGCGACGATTCGATGGATGGTGTGGTTTTCGACGCTCCGTACGGGCGGCAGTCGAAGATTGCCCAGCACTCGCTCGCAGATTTGGTTGGTGGCGCGTTGGCTGAGGTTCGTCGGGTGGCTCCACGCTGTGTGATGGTCGCCGACCGGTCGTGGGTCGATGAAGCTGAGGATGCTGGATGGGAAGTCGAACAGGTGTTCGAACGGCGGGTGCATCGGTCGTTAGTGCGATACGTGCATTTGCTGCATCGATAG
- a CDS encoding DUF5658 family protein yields MASLDAILWGAATLAYGLGDYLTTVLGVRMAGVQEGNPIVRLISGGDPGPGSFAVLKLVSVALFFAAYWILRPGFTRLVVPAALTLLGTVVTVRNVRIIRRRS; encoded by the coding sequence ATGGCCTCTCTCGACGCCATCCTTTGGGGTGCGGCGACGCTCGCATACGGTCTCGGCGACTATCTGACGACCGTCCTCGGGGTCAGGATGGCGGGCGTACAGGAGGGAAATCCAATCGTTCGACTCATCTCCGGCGGCGACCCGGGTCCCGGCTCTTTTGCCGTCCTGAAACTCGTCTCTGTGGCGCTTTTCTTCGCCGCCTACTGGATACTTCGACCTGGATTCACTCGACTCGTTGTTCCCGCAGCGCTGACACTCCTCGGAACAGTCGTCACTGTGCGCAACGTCCGGATTATCCGCCGCCGTTCGTGA
- a CDS encoding TATA-box-binding protein, which yields MTDPKDTINIENVVASTGIGQELDLQSVAMDLEGADYDPEQFPGLVYRTQNPKSAALIFRSGKIVCTGAKSTDDVHESLEIVFDKLRDLQIPVDDDPEITVQNIVTSADLGENLNLNAIAIGLGLENIEYEPEQFPGLVYRLDEPSVVALLFGSGKLVITGGKKPQDAAAAVDVITSSLSDLGLLSGSF from the coding sequence ATGACCGACCCCAAGGACACAATCAACATCGAAAACGTCGTCGCCTCCACGGGAATCGGCCAGGAGCTCGACCTCCAGAGTGTGGCGATGGACCTCGAGGGTGCTGATTACGACCCAGAACAGTTTCCCGGGCTCGTCTATCGCACCCAGAACCCGAAGTCCGCGGCGCTCATCTTCCGGTCCGGCAAAATCGTATGCACCGGCGCGAAGTCAACCGATGATGTCCACGAGAGTCTCGAAATCGTCTTCGACAAGCTCCGTGACCTCCAGATTCCGGTCGACGATGACCCCGAAATCACCGTTCAGAACATCGTCACGAGCGCGGACCTCGGCGAGAACCTGAATCTCAACGCCATCGCAATCGGGCTTGGTCTGGAAAACATCGAATACGAGCCTGAACAGTTCCCGGGTCTCGTCTATCGGCTTGACGAACCGAGCGTGGTGGCACTTCTCTTCGGGTCGGGTAAACTCGTCATCACGGGCGGCAAGAAACCACAAGACGCTGCGGCGGCGGTCGATGTTATCACGTCGAGTCTCTCTGACCTCGGTCTCCTGAGCGGGTCGTTCTAA
- a CDS encoding DUF7473 family protein yields the protein MDALILQTAASGAPVTAVAGTFALFALFLSLTAHIAARNVLGDVEVKKAFAVGPVPAAIAVVFTTFQWNSFLALGLALGFDFGFIKFLYGRSNRLSAYIVGIHFVVSVLLGTVLFGLVVILLSAPA from the coding sequence ATGGACGCGCTCATCTTGCAGACGGCCGCCTCCGGTGCGCCGGTAACGGCCGTCGCCGGAACGTTCGCGCTGTTCGCGCTGTTTCTCTCTCTTACCGCCCACATCGCCGCGCGGAACGTCCTCGGCGATGTCGAGGTGAAAAAGGCGTTCGCCGTCGGCCCGGTCCCGGCGGCCATCGCCGTCGTGTTCACCACGTTCCAGTGGAACTCGTTCCTCGCGCTCGGTCTCGCACTCGGTTTCGACTTCGGCTTTATCAAATTCCTCTATGGTCGGTCAAACCGTCTCTCTGCGTACATCGTGGGGATTCATTTCGTCGTCTCCGTCCTCCTCGGAACCGTCCTCTTCGGTCTCGTCGTCATCTTGCTGAGCGCACCGGCGTGA
- a CDS encoding CPBP family intramembrane glutamic endopeptidase, with the protein MSPRRLVWNDTERRPRAPVRLLFTPVVVVLVALVVGLGIAQTVSSLLATSTFTSVTVNVVSAGSTGLGGLVVARYIDRRTVTDLGFGLDRDWVIDLGFGLVLGAALMAAIFLVGLATDWIAVVDVGFGADRLTGVASLLALFIVVGISEELLLRGVVLTDIAEGLRWRVSVRTAATVGLVVSAAVFGLIHLMNPNSSLASTLSITLAGIMLGLGYVLSGDLAIPTGIHISWNFAQGGLFGFSVSGLDFGTSLVETTEQGPDVVTGGAFGPEAGLLGVGAIIVGMACIAWYVRARYGELRFDPGVTVPELRWEE; encoded by the coding sequence GTGTCTCCCCGCCGACTCGTTTGGAACGACACGGAACGCCGCCCTCGCGCACCGGTTAGACTTCTCTTTACCCCTGTCGTCGTCGTGCTGGTCGCGCTCGTCGTCGGCCTCGGCATTGCACAGACGGTTAGTAGTCTGCTCGCCACAAGCACGTTCACGTCGGTTACCGTCAATGTCGTTTCCGCCGGGTCGACCGGACTCGGCGGCCTCGTCGTCGCACGCTACATCGACAGACGAACCGTCACCGACCTCGGGTTCGGTCTCGACCGCGACTGGGTAATCGACCTCGGATTCGGACTCGTTCTCGGCGCGGCTTTGATGGCCGCTATCTTCCTCGTCGGTCTCGCAACCGACTGGATAGCAGTCGTCGACGTCGGATTCGGTGCGGACCGACTCACCGGCGTTGCTTCGCTTTTGGCACTCTTCATCGTCGTCGGTATCTCGGAGGAACTCCTCCTTCGGGGCGTCGTACTCACGGACATCGCCGAGGGACTCCGATGGCGGGTCAGCGTTCGGACGGCGGCGACAGTCGGACTTGTCGTCTCGGCGGCCGTCTTCGGCCTTATCCATCTTATGAACCCGAATTCGAGCCTTGCAAGTACGCTCAGTATCACACTCGCGGGTATTATGCTCGGTCTCGGCTACGTACTCAGCGGTGACCTCGCCATTCCGACCGGCATCCACATCTCGTGGAATTTCGCCCAAGGCGGTCTCTTCGGCTTCTCGGTCAGCGGTCTCGATTTCGGCACCTCCCTCGTGGAGACGACAGAACAAGGCCCGGATGTCGTTACCGGTGGAGCGTTCGGCCCTGAAGCGGGACTCCTCGGTGTTGGCGCGATTATCGTCGGAATGGCCTGTATTGCGTGGTACGTCCGCGCCCGGTACGGCGAACTTCGATTCGACCCCGGCGTGACGGTGCCGGAATTGCGGTGGGAGGAGTAG
- the hisG gene encoding ATP phosphoribosyltransferase: MRIAVPNKGRLHEPTIDLLERAGLHLDNGAERKLYAGTVDPDVTVLFARAADIPEYVRDGAAEVGITGLDQVRESGHRLAELLDLEYGKCRLVLAAPEDGDIESVEDVSGKIVATEFPHIAQSYFERQGIDAEVVEVTGATELTPHVEMADAIIDITSTGTTLRVNRLAVVDEVLSSSVRLFARPEVVDDPKVAQLVMALESVRSAEDKRYLMMNAPREKLDEVKEVIPGLGGPTVMDVAGGDTVAVHAVVNERDVFEVVSDLKNVGASGILVTEIERLVK; the protein is encoded by the coding sequence ATGCGAATCGCCGTTCCCAACAAGGGCCGCCTGCACGAGCCGACGATAGACCTCTTGGAACGTGCGGGACTCCACCTTGACAACGGTGCCGAGCGAAAACTCTACGCCGGGACTGTCGACCCCGACGTGACCGTGCTCTTCGCCCGCGCCGCCGACATTCCCGAATACGTCCGTGACGGGGCCGCCGAAGTCGGCATCACGGGACTCGACCAGGTGCGCGAATCGGGCCACAGACTCGCCGAACTGCTCGATTTAGAGTACGGCAAGTGCCGACTCGTTCTCGCCGCACCCGAAGACGGCGACATCGAATCGGTCGAAGATGTCTCGGGGAAAATCGTCGCCACCGAATTCCCGCATATCGCCCAAAGCTACTTCGAGAGACAGGGAATCGACGCCGAAGTCGTCGAAGTGACCGGCGCGACTGAACTGACGCCGCACGTCGAGATGGCCGACGCCATCATCGACATCACCTCGACGGGGACGACACTCCGGGTCAATCGCCTCGCCGTGGTCGACGAAGTCCTTTCGTCGTCGGTTCGGCTGTTTGCTCGCCCCGAAGTCGTCGACGACCCGAAGGTCGCACAACTCGTCATGGCGCTCGAATCCGTCCGCTCCGCCGAGGACAAGCGCTACCTGATGATGAACGCGCCGCGCGAGAAACTCGACGAGGTAAAAGAGGTCATTCCGGGACTCGGCGGCCCAACTGTGATGGATGTCGCCGGAGGTGACACCGTCGCCGTCCACGCCGTCGTGAACGAACGCGACGTCTTCGAAGTCGTAAGCGACCTCAAGAACGTGGGTGCGAGCGGTATCCTCGTCACCGAAATCGAGCGGTTAGTCAAGTAG
- a CDS encoding M48 family metalloprotease, with translation MVPVTFVGTFLAVSLLGAGWSWVSARRLEKRDASANPLRQRIHSNWLLAAALFAVVTWLFDADQELLTLVGLPSEWPWSILGWAGVGLGAALVGTVSYLGAFPVAKRVRDSDMGALTAAGKMFRYQAVLVAMILSMVIVYRVDIRYGLSSGALTAVLFATAAYLLSTPLVGLSQTTTEPDADTQRRLDRLQSRVGLSVTRTRLLDGNGYRSDHLVRGPVGRKTLFVTDSLLERYDDDIVAAILAVEAERTGQFTYEAQLLAPTAFGGLVLSGLAPGNNFLMFAAIGVLVLLVGAALNKRLKLRADDAAAEQVGHETLADALEATVEEVDRSRVGSAKSFEPSYESRIERLKQVTGES, from the coding sequence ATGGTTCCCGTCACGTTCGTCGGCACGTTTCTCGCCGTGTCCCTCCTCGGTGCTGGCTGGTCGTGGGTGAGCGCCCGCCGACTCGAAAAACGAGATGCGTCGGCCAACCCGCTTCGCCAACGTATCCACTCGAACTGGCTCCTAGCCGCAGCCCTCTTTGCGGTCGTCACATGGCTGTTCGACGCGGATCAAGAACTGCTCACCCTCGTCGGCCTCCCGAGCGAGTGGCCATGGTCGATTCTCGGCTGGGCCGGTGTCGGCCTCGGTGCCGCGCTCGTCGGAACGGTCTCGTATCTGGGCGCGTTCCCGGTCGCAAAGCGCGTCCGCGACTCGGACATGGGTGCGCTTACGGCCGCGGGGAAGATGTTCCGGTACCAGGCCGTTCTCGTGGCCATGATTCTTAGCATGGTGATTGTGTACCGGGTCGATATTCGGTACGGTCTCTCCAGCGGTGCGCTGACTGCCGTCCTCTTCGCTACCGCGGCGTACCTCCTTTCCACACCACTCGTCGGTCTCTCGCAGACGACGACCGAACCGGACGCGGACACCCAACGCAGACTCGACCGACTTCAGTCACGCGTCGGACTCTCGGTCACTCGAACCCGACTGCTCGACGGAAACGGCTACCGCTCGGACCACCTCGTTCGCGGACCAGTCGGCCGGAAGACGCTTTTCGTGACCGACTCGCTTCTCGAACGCTACGACGACGACATCGTCGCTGCGATTCTCGCCGTCGAAGCGGAGCGAACGGGTCAGTTCACATACGAAGCTCAGTTGCTCGCACCCACCGCGTTTGGTGGACTTGTCCTCTCTGGACTCGCACCCGGAAACAACTTCCTTATGTTTGCGGCTATCGGCGTCTTGGTGCTGTTGGTCGGTGCTGCGCTGAACAAACGACTCAAGCTCCGAGCCGACGATGCGGCGGCAGAACAGGTTGGACACGAAACGCTGGCGGATGCGCTAGAAGCGACTGTGGAAGAAGTCGACCGCAGCCGTGTGGGGTCGGCTAAATCGTTCGAACCGTCCTACGAGTCGCGAATCGAGCGGCTCAAACAGGTGACAGGCGAGTCGTAG
- a CDS encoding winged helix-turn-helix transcriptional regulator yields the protein MSETRTRVADHIKHNPGVHFNELVRALDLAPGQVQHHVRRLLSDETVRRTEFYGRTHYFPPEFDDWERGALALVRRETARDILGHLLEHGDARPDDVADAIGVARSTLEWHLDHLTERDLVEKERDLHNRVTLVLTHPKRTTKLLDEVSPSLPERFVDRFDRLIDALVEG from the coding sequence ATGAGCGAGACACGAACCCGCGTCGCCGACCACATCAAGCACAATCCGGGAGTCCACTTCAACGAGCTCGTCCGCGCGCTCGACCTCGCTCCCGGGCAGGTACAACACCACGTCCGCAGACTGCTCTCTGACGAGACGGTCCGCCGAACCGAATTTTACGGACGGACGCACTACTTCCCGCCGGAGTTCGACGACTGGGAGCGCGGTGCTCTCGCACTCGTCCGACGAGAGACCGCCCGCGACATCCTCGGACACCTCCTCGAACACGGAGACGCCCGCCCAGACGATGTCGCCGACGCCATCGGCGTCGCCCGGAGCACGCTGGAGTGGCATCTCGACCATCTCACCGAGCGTGACCTCGTCGAGAAAGAGCGTGACCTCCACAACCGCGTGACGCTCGTGCTTACCCATCCGAAGCGGACGACGAAACTCTTAGACGAAGTGTCGCCGTCGCTTCCCGAGCGGTTCGTCGACCGATTCGACCGCCTCATCGACGCACTCGTCGAAGGCTGA
- a CDS encoding DUF7471 family protein translates to MESPLNFALVPGHVQAESPWITAVVALAGISSVVLAGLGVAVFFRRRTRSHLLIALALLAFASRAAVSALTIGGILSDFNHHVIEHLLDLVMAGLVLAAIYYARRIERETGVNEP, encoded by the coding sequence ATGGAGTCCCCGTTGAACTTCGCGCTCGTTCCGGGGCACGTCCAAGCAGAAAGCCCGTGGATAACCGCTGTCGTCGCCCTCGCAGGGATTTCGTCGGTGGTGTTAGCCGGGCTGGGTGTCGCGGTGTTCTTCCGCCGACGAACGCGGTCGCACCTGCTCATCGCACTGGCGCTCCTCGCGTTCGCGTCACGCGCGGCCGTCTCGGCGCTCACCATCGGTGGCATCCTCTCGGACTTCAACCACCACGTCATCGAGCATCTCTTGGACCTCGTAATGGCCGGACTCGTCCTCGCGGCCATCTACTACGCCCGACGTATCGAGCGCGAAACGGGGGTAAATGAACCATGA
- a CDS encoding amidohydrolase produces the protein MDTLRIAGGQVLRPDATIEDADILIDRDAGTILDIGADLDADADETLDAEGCLVMPGVVNAHCHVAMTLLRGYADDKPLDTWLREDIWPAEAALTPEDVRVGAELGLVEMIKSGTTTFADMYFEVPEIVDAVEKSGLRARLGHGSVTIGKDEDDAWDDIEESIEVAREFDGTADGRIRTAVMPHSLTTVGEEYLREAAAEAHADDIPVHYHANETTDEVGPIVDERDERPLAYAQDLGMLTERDFLAHGVHVDDEEISLLAEAGTGVVHCPASNMKLASGMAPVQAMLDAGVTVGLGTDGAASNNDLDMFDEMRDAAMLGKLAADDASAVAAEDVVNMATAGSAAAIDLPGGALEVGGVADIAVIDLDAPHLTPANDLVSHLAYATRGSDVRHTVCDGQVLMRDREVLTLDESAAMDRAREAIASLRERV, from the coding sequence ATGGATACGCTCCGAATCGCAGGCGGACAAGTGCTTCGCCCTGATGCGACAATCGAGGACGCAGACATTCTCATCGACCGCGACGCAGGAACGATTCTCGATATCGGCGCGGACCTCGACGCCGACGCGGACGAGACGCTCGACGCCGAGGGCTGTCTCGTCATGCCCGGAGTGGTGAACGCGCACTGCCACGTAGCGATGACGCTCCTCCGTGGCTACGCCGACGACAAGCCGCTCGACACGTGGCTCCGTGAGGATATCTGGCCGGCGGAGGCCGCGCTCACGCCCGAAGACGTGCGCGTCGGGGCCGAACTCGGTCTCGTCGAGATGATTAAATCCGGCACCACGACGTTCGCGGACATGTACTTCGAGGTCCCCGAAATCGTCGATGCCGTCGAGAAGTCGGGTCTCCGCGCCCGACTCGGCCATGGGTCTGTCACCATCGGCAAGGACGAGGACGACGCGTGGGACGACATCGAAGAGAGCATCGAGGTCGCCCGCGAGTTCGACGGGACCGCCGACGGCCGCATCCGAACGGCCGTGATGCCGCACTCCCTGACGACGGTCGGCGAGGAGTACCTTCGCGAGGCCGCCGCCGAGGCGCACGCCGACGACATCCCGGTCCACTACCACGCCAACGAGACGACCGACGAGGTCGGTCCCATCGTGGACGAGCGCGATGAGCGACCGCTCGCGTACGCACAGGACCTCGGTATGCTGACCGAGCGCGACTTCCTCGCCCACGGCGTCCACGTCGACGACGAGGAGATTTCGCTGCTCGCCGAGGCGGGCACCGGCGTCGTCCACTGCCCGGCGTCGAATATGAAACTCGCCTCCGGCATGGCTCCCGTACAGGCGATGCTCGACGCGGGCGTCACGGTCGGTCTCGGCACCGACGGGGCCGCCTCGAACAACGACCTCGACATGTTCGACGAGATGCGCGACGCTGCGATGCTCGGCAAACTCGCCGCCGACGATGCGAGCGCCGTCGCCGCCGAAGACGTGGTCAACATGGCAACCGCCGGTTCTGCCGCCGCTATCGACCTTCCGGGTGGCGCACTCGAAGTCGGCGGCGTCGCCGACATCGCCGTCATCGACCTCGACGCGCCGCACCTCACGCCCGCGAACGACCTCGTGAGCCACCTCGCGTACGCCACCCGCGGCTCCGACGTTCGCCACACCGTCTGTGACGGGCAGGTGCTGATGCGGGACCGCGAAGTCCTGACGCTCGACGAGTCTGCTGCGATGGACCGCGCCCGCGAAGCTATCGCGTCGCTCCGCGAACGCGTCTAA
- a CDS encoding winged helix-turn-helix domain-containing protein, translating into MLIINNGETVAEQELFALMSAPAVPDLLRVADEPLTVKELSSRADVPLSTAYREVKRLHEASLLEKSIMVDHSDGRHVSQYCRTFERMEVLVTDDGLRIELAG; encoded by the coding sequence ATGCTCATCATAAATAATGGTGAAACGGTTGCCGAACAGGAATTGTTCGCCCTGATGAGCGCACCAGCGGTCCCGGACCTGTTGCGTGTGGCCGACGAGCCGTTGACAGTCAAAGAGCTGAGTTCCCGCGCCGACGTCCCGCTTTCGACCGCATACAGGGAGGTAAAACGGCTCCACGAGGCGTCACTCCTCGAAAAGTCGATTATGGTGGACCACAGCGACGGCCGACACGTCTCGCAGTACTGCCGGACGTTCGAACGCATGGAGGTGCTCGTCACCGACGACGGGCTTCGAATCGAGTTGGCCGGGTGA
- a CDS encoding adenosylhomocysteinase encodes MSEHYAPVSEHLDDVEAAREEGRRKMDWALQHMPILQELREQFEADQPFAGEVIGMAMHVEAKTANLVELLALGGAEVAVTGCNPLSTHNDVSAALDANDDITSYAVRGVDEDGYYAAIDAVVAHEPTITVDDGMDMVFTIHEEYPELIETIVGGAEETTTGVHRLRAMDEDGELKYPVFAVNDTPMKRLFDNIHGTGESSLATIAMTTNLSYAGKNVVVGGYGHCGKGVAKKAAGQNANVIVTEVDPRRALEAHMEGYEVMPMEEAAKVGDVFITTTGNRDVITREDFENMKDGVLLANAGHFDIEIDLDELSDLAVDQYEARDGVDAYEMEDGRRLNVLAEGRLVNLASPIALGHPVEVMDQSFGVQAVVVRELVENGDEYDAGVHDVPDELDREVAEIKLEAEGIEFDSMTEEQREYMGSWAHGT; translated from the coding sequence ATGAGCGAACACTACGCTCCCGTCTCCGAGCACCTCGACGATGTTGAGGCTGCACGCGAGGAGGGACGACGCAAGATGGACTGGGCGCTCCAGCACATGCCCATCCTGCAGGAACTCCGTGAACAGTTCGAGGCCGACCAGCCGTTCGCTGGCGAGGTCATCGGGATGGCCATGCACGTCGAAGCAAAGACGGCGAACCTCGTCGAACTGCTCGCTCTCGGTGGCGCGGAAGTCGCCGTCACCGGCTGCAACCCGCTTTCGACGCACAACGACGTCTCCGCCGCACTCGACGCGAACGACGATATCACGTCCTACGCCGTCCGCGGCGTCGATGAAGACGGCTACTACGCGGCTATCGACGCGGTCGTCGCGCACGAACCGACCATCACCGTCGACGACGGGATGGACATGGTCTTTACCATCCACGAGGAGTACCCCGAACTCATCGAGACCATCGTCGGCGGGGCCGAGGAGACGACGACCGGCGTCCACCGCCTCCGCGCGATGGACGAAGATGGCGAACTCAAGTACCCCGTCTTCGCCGTGAACGACACGCCGATGAAGCGCCTCTTCGACAACATCCACGGCACGGGCGAATCCTCGCTCGCGACCATCGCTATGACGACGAACCTCTCGTACGCCGGGAAGAACGTCGTCGTCGGTGGTTACGGCCACTGTGGCAAGGGCGTCGCGAAGAAGGCCGCCGGTCAGAACGCGAACGTCATCGTCACCGAGGTCGACCCCCGTCGCGCCCTCGAAGCCCACATGGAGGGCTATGAGGTCATGCCGATGGAGGAGGCCGCGAAGGTCGGCGACGTGTTCATCACGACGACCGGCAACCGCGATGTCATCACCCGCGAGGACTTCGAGAACATGAAAGACGGCGTCCTCCTCGCTAACGCCGGCCACTTCGACATCGAAATCGACCTCGATGAACTCTCTGACCTCGCTGTCGACCAGTACGAGGCCCGAGACGGCGTCGACGCCTACGAGATGGAAGACGGCCGCCGCCTGAACGTGCTCGCCGAGGGTCGCCTCGTCAACCTCGCATCGCCCATCGCACTCGGCCACCCGGTCGAGGTCATGGACCAGTCGTTCGGCGTGCAGGCTGTCGTCGTCCGCGAACTCGTCGAAAACGGCGACGAGTACGACGCCGGTGTCCACGACGTGCCCGACGAACTGGACCGCGAAGTCGCCGAAATCAAGCTCGAAGCGGAAGGCATCGAGTTCGACTCGATGACCGAAGAACAGCGCGAATACATGGGCAGCTGGGCCCACGGAACGTAA
- the hjc gene encoding Holliday junction resolvase Hjc, whose translation MSSNRKGDRRERELVNELDEAGFAVMRAPASGSATTRELPDVLAGNGEVFYAIEAKASSGRPIYLSGEEVEALIYFSQNFGAKARIAVRFDREDWYFFHPGDLYVTDGGNYRVKKETALSEGEDFESFTGGPKQTRLGDDD comes from the coding sequence ATGTCTTCGAACAGAAAGGGAGACCGACGCGAACGCGAACTCGTGAACGAACTCGACGAGGCCGGGTTCGCGGTCATGCGTGCCCCCGCGTCCGGGAGCGCGACGACGCGCGAACTGCCCGACGTGCTTGCGGGCAACGGCGAGGTGTTCTACGCCATCGAGGCGAAGGCGTCCAGTGGCCGCCCTATCTACTTGAGCGGCGAGGAGGTCGAAGCGCTCATCTACTTCTCGCAGAATTTCGGTGCGAAGGCCCGCATCGCCGTCAGATTCGACCGCGAGGACTGGTATTTCTTCCACCCCGGCGACCTCTATGTGACAGACGGCGGGAACTACCGCGTCAAAAAGGAGACGGCGCTCTCGGAGGGCGAGGACTTCGAGTCGTTCACCGGCGGCCCGAAACAGACGCGTCTCGGCGACGACGACTAA
- a CDS encoding SWIM zinc finger family protein — translation MRRKTTLESDGLTGRARRARTEPMAVRPLRDGRYVVETDGGTYVVDVEARTCTCPDHAIRHTRCKHLRRVAIEITRGEIPPPGHRSATCAVCGDETFVPMDARGPQLCADHEHHTGDLVRDRETGSLLVVTRAMERRADETPTETGKHVSEYESNVDYGDHEPVFEAVYLDSLPADAGLAELGRLKTYRFPASRLSRVERGFVGTRSLGERLARA, via the coding sequence GTGCGCCGCAAGACCACACTCGAATCGGACGGGTTGACCGGTCGCGCACGCCGCGCCCGCACCGAGCCGATGGCCGTGCGACCGCTCCGCGACGGTCGCTACGTCGTCGAAACCGACGGTGGAACCTACGTCGTCGACGTGGAAGCCCGAACCTGCACCTGCCCCGACCACGCCATCCGACACACTCGCTGTAAACATCTCCGGCGCGTCGCTATCGAGATTACCCGCGGCGAGATTCCGCCGCCGGGTCACCGAAGTGCCACCTGCGCCGTCTGTGGCGACGAGACGTTCGTCCCGATGGACGCACGAGGCCCGCAACTCTGTGCCGACCACGAGCATCACACCGGCGACCTCGTCCGCGACAGGGAAACCGGGAGTCTCCTCGTCGTTACACGAGCGATGGAACGCCGCGCCGACGAAACCCCAACCGAGACAGGAAAACACGTCTCCGAGTACGAGAGTAACGTCGACTACGGCGACCACGAACCGGTGTTCGAGGCAGTCTACCTCGACTCGCTCCCGGCAGACGCCGGACTCGCCGAACTCGGTCGCTTGAAGACGTATCGGTTCCCGGCCTCTCGACTCAGTCGCGTCGAGCGCGGATTCGTCGGAACGCGCTCGCTCGGCGAAAGGTTAGCCCGCGCCTGA
- a CDS encoding DUF7472 family protein — translation MALEAEMRRKIAVSIVAVGVFITLIVGIGSTFNQSGLASTGGLALVGAIAAFVLVMAGIGIWLSRSS, via the coding sequence ATGGCTCTCGAAGCGGAGATGCGTCGGAAGATTGCCGTCTCCATCGTCGCGGTCGGGGTGTTTATCACCCTCATCGTCGGCATCGGTTCGACCTTCAATCAGAGTGGACTCGCCTCCACCGGCGGGCTTGCACTTGTAGGCGCTATCGCGGCGTTCGTGCTCGTGATGGCAGGTATCGGCATTTGGTTGTCTCGTTCCTCCTAA